Below is a window of Brassica napus cultivar Da-Ae chromosome A5, Da-Ae, whole genome shotgun sequence DNA.
CGTATTTCGTCACAGGTCAGTGAATAAAGACATGATCTTGAGTTCTGTTTTGTACTGTAATGATGTATTCTTTGACCTCAGGGGACTTAACGCCGGCGGTGTACGAGGAGAAGTGTGAGTTCGCTGATCCAGCTGGCTCCTTCAAGGGACTTGCTCGTTTCAAAAGGAACTGCACTAACTTCGGATCTTTGATTGAGAAATCGAACATGAAGCTAATGAAATGGGAGAACTTCGAGGTACTGTGAAGATTTTTCCGACGCCGGAGAGAAAAAAGGTTTGATTTTTACGGTTTTATCGACATGGGTTTTGTAGGAGAAAGGAGTTGGGCATTGGAAGTTTAGCTGTGTCATGTCGTTTCCATGGAAACCCATTCTCTCAGGTAACACAAAATGGGataaagtttgagactttaAACTAAAAAAGGACAAAACTTTTATGTCTTCTTATGGATATGTTTACACTTTACAGCAACTGGTTACACTGAGTATTACTTCGATACAGAATCCGGAAAAATATGCAGGTAAAATGATGAGTTCTTATgagtttttttatatgtttctcATATCATGATATGTATGGGTTTATGCAAGACATGTGGAGCATTGGAATGTCCCTAAGATTGCTTTGTTCAAGCAACTACTTAGACCTAGCCGTGGACTAATGGGGACGACACAAAACTAGCAGTGAATGATGATGAATGTTGAAGTCACTTTTTTTTGGATTCCACTTTTAAAAACagtaaatatatgaaatttcCCTTCTTTGAAGTAATATGGATACTATCTGTAATTAATCTATCGAATAAGATCATTAAATTTATGAATTTGCATCAGGCTTAAGGCAAAGGTTGTGATATGAGTTGGTTCACAAGAGGGTTTAGCCATCTCATCCATTAGTTTCAAGCACTGTCTCAAGCTGGTTCTTGTCCTTAAGAATATTAAAGAAAGCATTGAGAGTGTTGTAACACCTCATAAATTACACCAACGTTTTGGTTACATATCTTAATAGCTCTACTTGGGTCTGTTGCATCAAAACGTAGGATCAATGTAAACACCATTTATACATATCTTAACCATTTGTTACACATCTCACAATGGAATAAGATTAGTTCAATCAGTAATCATAAATCTCAACAGTCTTTCAACTCTCTGATTTCTACAGAGGCAAGCTGTTTACTCACGCCTGTTGTTCTTTCTCCAGTCCCATGGCTTCTCTGGATTTGAAGAAGCCCACAAGCCAATACGCTTCTGCCTTGCTTCTTTCTCCCACTGATTCTCACATCAAAACAAACTATCAACATAGACCTTATAAACGGTAGTGTATATACAACAACACCTTTACCTTTGCAAGAACAATGCGCTTGTCGTAAGCTACATAGTGCCAAGCAAGACCTTTCTTTAGCATTGCCTCCTACAACAACACAAGAAACCAAATAACATTATGAACAAACTTCTTTTTTTAAGAATAGAAGTGTACTTAATAATTACCTGAACAAAAACTCCATTGCAGTATAAATCTCCAACACACCTCCCATACCGATCTTCTCCATAAACCAACACCTTCAAGCTTTTCCATTGAACAATCTTAAGCAACTCTTCTTGTGCCTCTTTACCAAACGGCATCTGACTCTCTGGTGCATCTATTCCCCTATTTCCTTTCCAtcaccaaatattttttttccattatAACAAAGAAACTAATGGCATGTCTAGTAGAAAAGTGATTTTAACCTTAGTCTGATTCTGAACTTGCGAGCAAGCACTTCTTCATTCTGAATGTTCAGCACTCTATAACCAGAATCAATGATCTTCTGGTGAAGCGCATCCGCTTTGGTGTAATCCTTCCTCTCACGTGCCTTTGCTCTTTTAACCGCTGCAACATTCACTTCCCTTGGCACAGAAGATGACACAACCGGGTCTGAAGTAGAGACATAAACTGTGATGGTGTCTCCATCCGCCACAGCTTTTGGATCAACCGGAAGAGTTTGAAACTCAAAGAGAACTCCTTCAGGCAAAGAATCAGGAGGAGCTTCAGTAGAGAGCTCAACAAGAGTGTGAGGCAAAGGGAGTCCATAGAAAGACAAAAGTCCCTGTCATAATAAAACAACGCATTCACTTTAAATCTCTTCCAACTTCAATAACTGAACTACACATTCATACCTCAACATCTGCTTTCTGATGCCTTTTCAAGATCTCAGTAACAAGCCTAGAAGCATCCTCTGCTGTCTGTGGTGGAGGTTTTGCTTGCTTCCATGCCTCAAGTATTTTTCTATACCTTCACAGCAAAAAAATACAGAGCCAAAGTTCACATCTTTATTCACTAGGACAAAACATGTAAAGTTATTGTTGTGGTCTTTACCAGTTTGCTTGAGCTTTTCTTGATGACACAACATACCTCCCAAGTCCTTCAGGAACCTAGAAAGCCATAATCAGATCAGTTTAAGCAAACTCTAGTTGCATAAGTGAGAAAGTTAAGTACTTGGGAAGTGATCTCGAAGTTGAAGAGATCGTGAGCGAGAGCTGAAACACCGACAGTGGCCGCGGAGACGCCGTGAGGACCGAGAGAGTCGTCGTCCGTGGTGGGTTTGCAGCATTTTCCGTAGAGGTATCCAAGAGCGTTACCCATCTTTCAGGAAATCTAATAAAGTTTCGATCTTTCCCTGAAAGATAATCCTCTGTGCAGAGGGAAgacgaagaggaggaggaggaggaagaccaAAACTCTTTTTGAAGAAACTGTACTCTCACTTAATATCTATGGCTAAGGAAAAATCAAAAAGTAACGTATTTTTAGTCTTTGTACAATTATTAAAGTGAAGCCACGAGGGAGCTCAACAAAcactattgatttttttcttttatataactTAACAAACACTATTATTATAGCATAATGTGATGACATAAGTCATGTCCAAACCACAGAAACAAGAACAATCTTTGACATCTCTATGTCTCTCAGCCTCGGAAATAGCTTACGCTTTGTGTTGACATTTTCAATAATATCAACCTGAAGCGTAAGTGCATCGCTCGATAATGAACATTGAAACAGCGCAATTTAAGGTGAGTGTGGCTTCTAGTTATTGTATTAGTCTTGTTACAATTTATTATGTCTTTTAGAAGTTGTGAAAAGATTCTGTATTTTTTTCAAAGTTGTGAGACAAAGCCTTTATATACAACGTCTACAAACCGATTCCAACTTTaacgaaatttaaaatttaatactgATATTTAGATGAGTTTACTCGAATCACTCCAACTTGACCCTAACTGGATCATATAATAAGGGtatataaaagaagaaaaaaatagttgGTGTAGTACATACACTACATGGACCACAAATAATGTGGACAAAAATATCAACAATGCCAACGGGAAAAAGCTATGTAATATTGCCATTTTGTTTATTCTTATATATCAAAAGATCTTTGTTTGCgactttatatttcttttgtaCACATCCAAAAtcactatattttttatatatacacgATTAGAATATGTTTCCAAAATCTTTAATTGGTGTATTTTATCTATGTCACAAGTCCATAATGTTTACATACATGTTTATAACATTGGATACACAAAATATCGTCGATCATTCAATTACAAGCATCCATATCATAAACTTCAAACTTCATTATATATAGCCAAGATTTTTCCTGCGTTCACCACTCTAGACAACCAAATTAAAACACAACATATAGTAGTAGTAAATCTAAGTTACATTAAcgtttattttgatttaaaagaaaaagtaatCTAAGGAAGATTGAGGTAAAGCATCTCTTTAAATTCCAATCTTCTTGTATCACTATAGAAAGTATGATGCTTGTTAGGCCAATAAGTCAAACAAACGCAACCTTTAACCTCAAACTCCATCACTTTCCCAATAGCTCTTTTATCAACCTTCCACAAAACGCTTTGTCCATAACTATCTCCTGCAAACACGACTCCTCCTTGCTTTGTAAACGGCCTAAACGCATTTGTGTACCGGTTCTTGAACCAAGCACGAGGGTTCATCATCGAAACCTTTGATGGTTTAGAGGATGAAACTTCTCTTCCATCATCAAAGTCATGTAAAAACCAAGTGAGGTAGGCGGTACAACCATGAACCCACTGTTCGAATTTCCATGGTTTCATGCTTTTTGTTTTGGTCTCGTTAGCTGAGACTTTGAGTCCGAAGAAAGTGTTTGGTGGATCTATTGTTGCTTCTATGCCTTTCTCTACTTCAAATTGTCTCAATGGGTTTTCTGAGGATTTTTCTACGGATGCCATTAGGATGTTTGATTGAACCGTTGGTGTTAGTTGCAATGATATTTTTGATGGAAAATGTTTTTCCTCTAATCCCATCCCACGTTCTGATAGAAGTGTCTCGTTCACAAGCCGAATTATGTCACACCTAATCATAAAGatattagtaatttaattatgtaataaccaatatataatataccataaattaccaaatttttttttgtaaaattatgttTCTAACTGCAATTGTTTTATTCATAActcactttttattaaaaatatttaaaaagaacAAGCATAACTCAAAATGGTGACCAATTTAATAAATGAGAATAGTGAATTCCtaatcattttttataaaaattatcatttataacttataagGAACATTTGTTACATGGCTCTTTGtcatttctttaattttaaatattgctGAACAAAAATATTCTTTGTTAAAATTGGAAAAGAacaataagtaataaatatttttttcatttttgtttatacTTTTTCTTATTCGTTCATTGTTCTTTTAGTGATCACCGATCGGATGTGTTAATTAGTATTAACTTGATTCACAATTCACAGTTTACATAAATAGTTTTCAGTTTAATCATTAGTTAATATATGTACCAGGTTCCACAGTTCATCATATGAGTTTAATTATGGTACCTGACGTTGTCAATATTCACAGCAATGTTAAACCACATCTCACGAACGTAAATCCTGTGGTTGAATTGGATTACACCTTCAAGTTGATGATAGTTGAGCGAGAAGAATAATCTCTCGTCGGTTAAAGCACTATTTACGCTCTCCATTTCCATTGCTATCACAGGACAATACATATGAACTTTCCACAAACCCTGAGTTGAGAAAGCATACGAAAACAAAGGAGAAGGTGACTTGAGATGCTGATACGCTCTGATTTCGATGATCCAATTGGTCATGGCGAGGTTGAGCGATCTCATCCATTGTTCTTCAAGATTAGAGCCTAGTTGCACCATGAGCAACTTAGAGCCCTGCCTTGACCTACAAGTAACCAGCTGATCTTTCACCGTTTTGAGACAAGTTGTTCGTAGGCTTGAGGGTGCCTCGTAGATGCAGATGAGAAACACGAAAGTGAAGAATGCGAGGTTGAAAACGTCTTTGAGGTTTGAAGTGGAGCCTAGGTTTTGTAATTGGATTGAACATGTAGTTCTCTTGACGTTATAGTTGAGAACTATGTCGACAAAACTCATTAATAGAGTAGAGATGATATTTTCACTTAGGAGATTAGTTTGATTAGAGCCAATGATTCTTAAAGGTTTTGAGATGAAGAGAGATATAGGAATCTTGAAGTTGGCTACTATGGAGAAGGTGAATGTGTTTGGAGACTGAGAGCTACGAGTTAGAGAGAAATTCAAAGATGGATGTGATGAATTTGGAGAGCAAATACACATGGACATTGATTTTCTTTTCCATTGAGAAAAGGGAGGAAGGTTTTGAAGCCaagcaaatgcatcaggtgtGTCACAAGAAGCCATTGGAGGAATTATCTTGAAGATCTTGTTAAATGTGTGGTATAGATAATTAGAAGACTAGATTTATCATGTTTATATAGACAGAACAATCTAATGAGTAATGAGTGgaaggaaagaaaaagaaaaagaatacaaagattctctcttctttttcaaaAGGCAAAGAACCTAATATTTTAcctataatataacatatatagagCGTTAGAGCTACACGAATTGCCTCTTTcattacatatttaaatttcGATAATGATTAAGAGTCCTGAAAGTCATTGGATAACGTAAAAGAAAGAAGACTTTGATGCTAATTAGATCGTAGCAAGACCAGGAAAAAGGATTATAAGTAATTGTTGAGCTGATAAAAGTCAAGAAGATTCTACTTTGTGCCTTGTGGAAATCAACCCGAATTTCCAGTAAATATTCTTTGATTTGGCCGAAGAATATTTTTATTCGATAGTCCAGTTATATACTCAATAATGTTTTATTCATCTTTA
It encodes the following:
- the LOC106450849 gene encoding staphylococcal-like nuclease CAN2 encodes the protein MGNALGYLYGKCCKPTTDDDSLGPHGVSAATVGVSALAHDLFNFEITSQVPEGLGRYVVSSRKAQANWYRKILEAWKQAKPPPQTAEDASRLVTEILKRHQKADVEGLLSFYGLPLPHTLVELSTEAPPDSLPEGVLFEFQTLPVDPKAVADGDTITVYVSTSDPVVSSSVPREVNVAAVKRAKARERKDYTKADALHQKIIDSGYRVLNIQNEEVLARKFRIRLRGIDAPESQMPFGKEAQEELLKIVQWKSLKVLVYGEDRYGRCVGDLYCNGVFVQEAMLKKGLAWHYVAYDKRIVLAKWEKEARQKRIGLWASSNPEKPWDWRKNNRRE
- the LOC106450850 gene encoding uncharacterized protein LOC106450850; its protein translation is MVSSSLSFHSIAPIYSGDALRSTFRRNRRQFFSTGVSCRGQSPPTNEPQTTTSKGRAEPENVLLKIAWYGSELLGIAASAFRSPASPPPPTTTEQDYEIPVDCSGRAVRVAVVDSIKHDFKRSYFVTGDLTPAVYEEKCEFADPAGSFKGLARFKRNCTNFGSLIEKSNMKLMKWENFEEKGVGHWKFSCVMSFPWKPILSATGYTEYYFDTESGKICRHVEHWNVPKIALFKQLLRPSRGLMGTTQN
- the LOC106450846 gene encoding uncharacterized protein LOC106450846, yielding MASCDTPDAFAWLQNLPPFSQWKRKSMSMCICSPNSSHPSLNFSLTRSSQSPNTFTFSIVANFKIPISLFISKPLRIIGSNQTNLLSENIISTLLMSFVDIVLNYNVKRTTCSIQLQNLGSTSNLKDVFNLAFFTFVFLICIYEAPSSLRTTCLKTVKDQLVTCRSRQGSKLLMVQLGSNLEEQWMRSLNLAMTNWIIEIRAYQHLKSPSPLFSYAFSTQGLWKVHMYCPVIAMEMESVNSALTDERLFFSLNYHQLEGVIQFNHRIYVREMWFNIAVNIDNVRCDIIRLVNETLLSERGMGLEEKHFPSKISLQLTPTVQSNILMASVEKSSENPLRQFEVEKGIEATIDPPNTFFGLKVSANETKTKSMKPWKFEQWVHGCTAYLTWFLHDFDDGREVSSSKPSKVSMMNPRAWFKNRYTNAFRPFTKQGGVVFAGDSYGQSVLWKVDKRAIGKVMEFEVKGCVCLTYWPNKHHTFYSDTRRLEFKEMLYLNLP